Proteins co-encoded in one Aspergillus luchuensis IFO 4308 DNA, chromosome 6, nearly complete sequence genomic window:
- a CDS encoding uncharacterized protein (COG:S;~EggNog:ENOG410Q2IK;~antiSMASH:Cluster_6.1), whose protein sequence is MRCSTMCLFSDAKDSSDGSHHDNMASRLRFSLGQSNKDQANHQEVRSEVVEKISGIFAAVADYEATWIEPDIQKDLGVICEDLHISKAGTHRDKLSPVFFNPLGTHNIPRLDLTDAQTQESINDITEDWDSPPPWPRTVTDQLYELIYAIEYYFREGSRVYESEYGWSNTLSHYAKWVECGGITPQLVAEEFDRPIWGSRGSTPYFGYVARNQLNMPHTLLATLTRSEMNEKLSRSEALTILTVMLTRLKSDDFPNHNVIPIMLISVFAGFQVRVLEAHYDFRGLVIRKSKFLSFANRDAAIPNMDILMSFMCSEMIGNTRDSKILTKPGVVFPQPSGHNSYRDNRGRLPGFEKIGDVLRAARAPFRPPNTALQDVADTSSVGTLTSRKSQAG, encoded by the exons ATGCGTTGTTCCACAATGTGCTTATTCTCTGACG CCAAAGACAGTTCTGACGGAAGTCATCACGACAACATGGCTTCACGCCTTCGTTTTTCGCTCGGTCAGTCTAATAAGGACCAGGCCAATCACCAAGAAGTGCGCTCCGAAGTGGTAGAAAAAATCAGTGGTATCTTCGCAGCAGTTGCAGACTATGAAGCCACGTGGATTGAGCCTGATATTCAGAAAGATCTCGGTGTTATATGTGAGGATCTACACATCTCAAAAGCTGGAACTCATCGGGATAAGCTCTCACcagtcttcttcaatcctctCGGAACGCACAATATTCCCAGACTTGACCTTACCGATGCTCAAACCCAAGAATCCATCAACGACATCACAGAAGATTGGGACAGCCCCCCTCCGTGGCCACGGACAGTGACTGATCAGCTTTACGAGTTGATTTACGCTATTGAATACTACTTCAGGGAAGGCAGTCGCGTTTATGAATCAGAGTATGGGTGGTCTAATACATTGTCACATTACGCAAAATGGGTCGAATG TGGGGGAATTACACCGCAGCTCGTCGCCGAAGAATTTGATCGCCCAATTTGGGGATCGCGTGGATCAACACCATATTTCGGTTATGTAGCTAGGAACCAGCTCAACATGCCCCACACTCTGCTCGCAACGCTAACACGGTCAGAGATGAATGAGAAGCTTTCGAGGTCGGAGGCTTTGACCATTTTGACGGTCATGTTAACTAGGCTGAAGAGTGACGATTTTCCCAACCACAATGTCATACCT ATAATGTTGATAAGTGTCTTCGCCGGATTCCAGGTCAGGGTTCTAGAGGCCCACTACGATTTTAGGGGGCTCGTCATTCGAAAGTCTAAATTCCTAAGCTTCGCGAACCGAGACGCAGCGATTCCGAACATGGATATCTTGATGAGTTTTATGTGTTCCGAAATGATCGGGAACACAAGGGATTCGAAAATCCTGACCAAA CCAGGAGTTGTATTTCCTCAACCCTCGGGCCATAATTCATACCGGGACAACAGAGGTCGACTTCCTGGATTTGAGAAAATCGGAGATGTGTTACGAGCTGCGCGTGCCCCATTCAGACCTCCCAATACGGCCCTGCAAGACGTGGCCGACACCTCTTCAGTGGGAACTCTTACATCCAGGAAAAGTCAAGCTGGCTAG
- a CDS encoding Zn(II)2Cys6 transcription factor (COG:S;~EggNog:ENOG410PICM;~InterPro:IPR036864,IPR001138;~PFAM:PF00172;~antiSMASH:Cluster_6.1;~go_function: GO:0000981 - DNA-binding transcription factor activity, RNA polymerase II-specific [Evidence IEA];~go_function: GO:0008270 - zinc ion binding [Evidence IEA];~go_process: GO:0006355 - regulation of transcription, DNA-templated [Evidence IEA]): MLAISKALQFDMVKRKRQASTAEADGHREEVAGSLTPASASSRQQQGSLEYPGRSESPARQDAERSPQQPSAIPSLVNVLPSITRKVTACVACRKNKTKCDMPENGPPCVRCRRRSLSCVLNRSLQSLVEDTKNVEHLRTDVQNLHQTIDTICQTLDLQRPRPLLISANEGIERGTIAESIGPDRECDACPTEGCEVSPPESPTAVQAPIDTFLDITKHGTPNATKIPPGVTRATGRVDLISKGIITVETAEKLLHRYFSRLDHFLYGICNENQDITHLRKESPTLLAAICTVSALHDPHDQETYEACNREFRSQVARSLFEKRDVEYLRALCITSFWLADASRILSSDGIRRAADMRLHRSFDSLLGIHPPEYSSPSNSSPIVAADRIRLWYLLFVCDQHLSILHNRDSLLRNDKDIAVSWESYLHRAEATESDVRILSQVSLLLIMGQVRDVLGSDKEMQLPSALTHQITNYSRQLDRWFTRFSALFVTNAHIGEFPRRGLELHYQFGKLYLGHQVFKGLRGNPIPLPFLSAAQMAHEATVTIFEMIRTDPQMSENLVGMPHYFHVMIAFAGHLLLEICHNHHVQLNIDLHGELHLISAVLGVFRRIECITYHPLRRMAPGLTRKLSETVTLLGLDGMSGTSHTGNILPPAVQHAEIAGGTGHSAQALGSMNNMFLLGSTEPPVDDFLFTDMGEFTFPDLVSSFMP, translated from the exons ATGTTGGCGATATCAAAAGCCCTACAATTCGACAtggtcaagcgcaagcgACAGGCATCCACAGCGGAAGCCGACGGTCACAGGGAAGAAGTCGCTGGCTCCCTCACGCCAGCTTCGGCCAGCTCCCGACAGCAGCAAGGCTCCTTGGAATATCCCGGTCGGTCTGAGTCGCCTGCCCGTCAGGACGCGGAGAGAAGCCCGCAACAACCCTCAGCAATCCCATCGCTGGTCAATGTCTTGCCCAGTATCACCCGAAAGGTCACTGCATGTGTGGCCTGTCGAAAAAACAAG ACAAAATGTGATATGCCAGAAAATGGTCCACCTTGCGTTCGATGTCGCCGGCGATCGCTGTCTTGTGTACTGAATCGAAGTCTTCAATCTTTGGTTGAAGATACCAA AAATGTCGAGCACCTGAGGACCGACGTACAGAATCTGCATCAGACCATTGACACCATATGCCAGACCTTAGATCTTCAACGCCCAAGGCCACTTCTAATATCAGCAAATGAGGGAATTGAAAGGGGGACTATTGCAGAAAGCATCGGGCCAGACCGTGAATGTGACGCTTGTCCAACGGAAGGATGCGAGGTATCCCCACCAGAGTCACCCACAGCGGTGCAGGCTCCTATTGATACCTTCCTCGATATCACCAAACATGGAACTCCAAACGCCACGAAGATTCCACCAGGTGTCACTCGCGCTACTGGCCGAGTGGATCTCATTAGTAAAGGCATCATCACAGTCGAAACAGCAGAAAAGCTACTGCACCGCTACTTCTCCCGTCTAGATCACTTTCTCTATGGCATCTGTAATGAGAATCAGGATATAACCCATCTACGCAAGGAATCTCCAACACTCCTCGCTGCCATATGCACTGTCTCAGCCCTCCATGACCCCCATGATCAGGAAACCTACGAAGCGTGTAACCGCGAGTTTCGCTCCCAGGTTGCGCGGTCTCTATTTGAGAAGCGTGACGTGGAATATCTACGAGCCTTATGTATTACCTCTTTTTGGCTTGCAGATGCTTCACGAATCTTGTCTAGTGATGGCATCCGTCGAGCAGCTGATATGCGTCTCCATCGCAGTTTCGACTCTCTTCTTGGCATTCATCCGCCCGAGtattcttccccatcaaacTCGTCACCAATAGTTGCAGCAGATCGCATCCGCCTATGGTATTTATTATTCGTCTGCGATCAACACCTCTCGATCCTCCACAACCGCGACTCGCTTCTGCGGAACGATAAGGATATTGCGGTAAGCTGGGAATCATACCTACATCGCGCAGAGGCAACAGAGTCAGACGTGCGAATTCTGTCGCAGGTGTCGCTGCTTTTAATCATGGGCCAAGTTCGAGATGTCTTGGGGTCCGACAAGGAGATGCAGCTTCCATCGGCCCTTACTCATCAGATTACGAATTACTCGCGACAGCTCGACAGATGGTTTACCCGATTCTCTGCCCTCTTCGTCACGAATGCGCATATCGGGGAATTTCCAAGAAGAGGGTTGGAGCTGCACTATCAGTTTGGGAAACTATACCTTGGTCATCAAGTGTTCAAAGGGCTCCGTGGCAATCCCatcccccttccttttctatcCGCGGCCCAAATGGCTCATGAGGCGACCGTCACCATTTTTGAGATGATTCGAACTGATCCCCAAATGAGCGAGAACCTCGTTGGCATGCCACACTATTTCCATGTAATGATCGCATTTGCCGGTCATTTATTACTGGAGATATGTCACAATCATCATGTGCAATTAAACATTGATCTACACGGGGAGCTTCACCTCATTAGCGCGGTTTTAGGAGTCTTTCGCAGGATAGAATGCATCACATATCACCCATTGCGCCGAATGGCTCCTGGGCTGACCCGGAAGCTCTCCGAGACGGTCACCCTGTTAGGACTGGATGGTATGTCTGGAACTAGCCACACTGGCAATATCTTGCCTCCTGCGGTTCAGCACGCAGAGATAGCTGGTGGTACAGGACACTCAGCCCAGGCCTTGGGCTCTATGAACAATATGTTTCTATTGGGCTCTACCGAGCCTCCTGTTGATGATTTTCTCTTCACGGATATGGGGGAATTTACCTTTCCTGACCTAGTGTCGAGTTTCATGCCGTAG
- a CDS encoding dihydrodipicolinate synthase family protein (COG:E;~EggNog:ENOG410PKAV;~InterPro:IPR002220,IPR013785;~PFAM:PF00701;~antiSMASH:Cluster_6.1;~go_function: GO:0003824 - catalytic activity [Evidence IEA];~go_function: GO:0016829 - lyase activity [Evidence IEA]) — MTSAIPHKSKPLPPGIYCPVISLFKGTPRQEIDYDASYKFFTHLIRSGIDGLVLAGTNAEAVLLSSTERKELLRTARRAAVDLGVGDFPLVAGISGQSTNESLRLAEDAREAGADFGLLLPPSYWAKAVTKDVILDFYTEVADSNILPVVIYSFPAVCNGVDMNSDVMSTLAQHPNIVGVKLTCGNAGKVTRLTQEYTHEQFGVYAGSSDWLIPCLSGGGSGCVTGIANVFPKSTARLFSLWTAGQLEEARKLQGLISQAEKACKEGIAPTKFAAAHFAGPVAGVTDQAAFLPRKPYKASSAATQEWVIGVMKHLVEIESSLPDVQRR; from the exons ATGACCTCAGCAATTCCGCACAAGAGCAAACCGTTGCCTCCGGGCATATATTGCCCAGTAATCTCTTTGTTTAAAGGAACACCACGGCAGGAAATCGACTACGACGCTTCCTACAAGTTCTTCACCCATCTCATCCGGAGTGGGATTGACGGACTCGTACTCGCTGGCACAAATGCTGAGGCGGTTCTGCTATCGTCAACTGAGCGAAAGGAGTTGCTAAGAACTGCTCGACGGGCGGCTGTGGATTTAGGGGTGGGTGACTTTCCACTGGTGGCAGGGATTAGTGGACAATCAACCAACGAATCTCTTCGCCTGGCTGAGGACGCTCGTGAGGCAGGAGCAGACTTTGGGCTACTTCTGCCGCCCAGCTATTGGGCTAAAGCAGTCACAAAAGACGTCATTTTGGACTTCTACACGGAGGTAGCAGACAGCAACATTCTCCCAGTCGTTATCTACAGC TTTCCAGCTGTCTGCAATGGGGTGGATATGAACTCGGATGTCATGTCCACATTGGCGCAGCATCCCAACATAGTCGGGGTAAAGTTGACTTGCGGTAACGCTGGCAAGGTTACCCGGTTAACTCAAGAATATACCCATGAACAGTTTGGGGTATATGCGGGCTCATCTGACTGGCTCATCCCTTGTCTCAGCGGAGGCGGGTCAGGCTGCGTGACAGGAATTGCCAATGTTTTCCCGAAATCAACTGCCAGGCTATTTTCTTTGTGGACGGCCGGGCAGCTGGAAGAAGCGAGGAAATTGCAGGGGCTGATATCCCAGGCCGAAAAGGCCTGCAAAGAAGGCATTGCGCCCACCAAGTTTGCCGCTGCACATTTTGCCGGACCAGTCGCCGGAGTGACGGACCAAGCAGCATTCCTCCCTCGAAAGCCGTATAAAGcgtcatcagcagcaacacagGAATGGGTTATCGGTGTGATGAAGCATCTTGTGGAAATTGAGAGTTCTTTGCCAGATGTGCAAAGGAGGTGA
- a CDS encoding aldo/keto reductase (COG:C;~EggNog:ENOG410PFM7;~InterPro:IPR023210,IPR036812;~PFAM:PF00248;~SMCOG1039:aldo/keto reductase family oxidoreductase;~antiSMASH:Cluster_6.1), whose amino-acid sequence MEYQRLGKSGLKTSKIILGCMTFGNPAWEGSPWVLPEDEALPLLKKAYDSGINTWDTANSYSNGTSEILIAKALAKYNIPRSRVVIMTKLYYPVFDPDSPSRPNPAINDGELVNQMGLSRKHIFDAVEESLARLNTTYIDVLQLHRLDDTEPEEIMCALHDLVRMGKVHYLGASSMYCWQLARLQYTAKMNNWTTFTSMQGLWNLLYREEEREVNPFCRAEGIGLIPWSPLARGLLARPWNAQTYRSSQDKKTVKWFSGEQNEVIVSRVEQLARMKGCSMSAVAIAWLLKKGACPIVGLNSMERIESAGEALRVELSDEEVRLLEAEYRPLPVEAI is encoded by the coding sequence ATGGAATACCAACGCCTCGGCAAAAGCGGCCTCAAAACCTCCAAAATCATCCTCGGATGCATGACCTTTGGCAATCCCGCCTGGGAAGGCAGTCCCTGGGTACTTCCGGAAGACGAAGCCCTCCCGTTACTCAAGAAAGCCTACGACAGCGGAATCAACACTTGGGACACAGCAAACTCCTACTCAAACGGGACATCAGAGATCCTAATCGCTAAAGCCTTGGCGAAATACAACATCCCACGAAGCAGAGTCGTGATCATGACCAAGCTATACTATCCAGTCTTCGACCCGGATTCTCCATCGCGACCCAATCCCGCCATAAATGACGGTGAGCTGGTGAATCAGATGGGCCTGAGTCGAAAACATATCTTCGACGCGGTGGAAGAGTCACTTGCGCGACTAAACACGACGTATATTGATGTGTTGCAGCTACATCGACTGGATGATACCGAGCCAGAGGAAATCATGTGTGCGCTGCATGATCTCGTCCGCATGGGCAAAGTTCATTATCTGGGTGCGTCGAGCATGTACTGTTGGCAGTTGGCGCGGTTGCAGTACACGGCGAAGATGAATAATTGGACGACGTTTACGAGTATGCAGGGACTGTGGAACTTGCTTTAccgggaggaggagcgagagGTTAATCCATTTTGTAGGGCTGAGGGGATTGGGTTGATTCCTTGGAGTCCATTGGCTCGTGGGCTATTGGCTAGGCCGTGGAATGCGCAGACGTATCGGTCTAGTCAGGATAAAAAGACGGTCAAGTGGTTCTCTGGGGAGCAGAATGAAGTTATTGTTTCACGGGTGGAACAGTTGGCAAGGATGAAAGGGTGTAGTATGAGCGCTGTTGCTATTGCgtggttgttgaagaagggcgCGTGTCCGATTGTGGGGTTGAATAGTATGGAGAGAATTGAGTCGGCGGGAGAGGCGTTGCGTGTTGAATTGTCTGATGAGGAGGTTAGGCTACTTGAGGCAGAGTATAGGCCTCTCCCTGTGGAGGCTATATAA